Within Scomber japonicus isolate fScoJap1 chromosome 18, fScoJap1.pri, whole genome shotgun sequence, the genomic segment TGTAAGAGAACTTACGGTTGATATGAAACTTGCATAATATGCAAAATGTCCTCTCTAGagcaaatgtttgtccattctaggctactgtagaaacatggcagtacaacatggcaggctccaataaagaggacccgctccctatgtagatattctcattctaagctaacgaaaacacaaccattcttattttcaggtgatatatatatataattaaatcatACTTATGGATACTATACTCCATTCTGCCAGGTCTGTTCTACCATATGCCaataaattctacacactgcacctttaataatactgtagtatataataataattgtagtTAACCTGCTGTAGCGAGTGAAGGCGGTATTCATCTCATCATTAGTCGCCAGCAGCTCCTCAATCAGCTTCTCTTCGCTGAGTCTGGGGACGATCTTCACTATCCTTTCTTGCATTTCCTTACATACTGTGTATAACTGCTAATGACACAATCAGACAAACCATGTgtgggtggggagggggttgtGGTAGGGGGGGCAGATGCAACgaaaaatgtataaagtacGAGATCAGTTAAGGGTCAACACAACATGAATGGATGGAAAAGTTGTGTTTCTTGCAACAGAGAAAGGGCAAAATACTTCACAACAACATAACctgaatctgtttgtttttacctCCAACAGCTCCATGTCTGCTTGTTTTACCGTGACGGGATCCAGCTGACTCATCATGTCTGACATCATAGTCAGGTTGCTCCGCACCACTCCCAGCTCTGCCTTCAGCTTTGTTACCTGGAACAGGTTAAGCACAGGTGGAATAACTCTTTGTGAAGACAAATATTGATTTCATAAGTGTTGAGAGTGTTGAGTGGAGAAAGTGAGAAGTAAACACGAGGCGGCCTGAGGCATGAGACAGTAGTTCAGCCAAAAGAGAGATATCATGTGTAAAAAGAGGGTGATTAACAGGATTAAAATGCtatttaaataatacaatttcCCGCTCTAATGCAGCAATGATTATCACCTGGTTGGGAGTTAAGGCATCGGTTCCCTCTAAGGCCTGTTTTAGCTCAGAGGTCAGGGGTGGAACGAGTGTAGGTTTGGAAGACAGGACCACAGCAGGAAGAGTAGTTACAGCAGGTCTATTCCCAGGCAAAGTCTGGTGAGCGAGGCACAGAAATGACCCGAAAAGAAAAGGCAAGAGATGATAGATAGCACCTAAATATCAGGAGTAAAAACAAAGCGCACCCAGACATGTTTGTACCTTTTTGGGAGCTTGGACGGATGAGTACCCATCCAGCTCTGTCATGGGGAATTCAAGTCCCTTCCTTCGCAGGTCTTCATACACTGACACCACACCTGTCAGGTCTGGTGAGCTTCGGAATGCATCAGCCCACGCCTAGAAAAACCGCATATTATTTCCAGGGAACAAAACAAGGCAACATGACGCTAAATGATTTTTGTTCCCAGCCTCACCTGTATGATACTGAGAACTCTGTCGTGCAGGATAAGAGGAGGGTTGTTCCTCGGGATGATCGACCGCACCAGAACCCCCTCAATAAAATCCCGCGTTGTCACCAGGATGTGAAACTTATAGCCGCAGTTTTTCACACATGTCTCCAGGACCTGCCATCAGAAGGAAACATGGAAAATTAGAAAAAATCGATTAcgaaaaatgttgtattttacaaCTCAAACCACGTCTGATTATCTGACAACACTCACAGTGAGTGTCAGCATAACCTCCTTGAAGTTCTTGTTCCCAACAATCCTTTTCTTAACGGCTCGGATTGCGTCTCTGGGTCTGGAATTGAAGAATTTTGAAAAGGTCAGAGGCGTGCCATGTCCAGAGCTTCTTCCTGATGCCAACAgataacagacacacaaatgcatacacACCCTTCCTCTGCGCTGTTGATCACATCACAGATTTCCATGTTGAGTGCCCAGTCCTCGGACGGCAGGCTGGAGCTGGTCGCACGCTCTGTTGAGAATACATGAAGAGGGTTAGGACACTGCTGAGTAGTATGAAACTGACAATTGTGTTCAGATTCTTTACTGAAGTAAACGTAACACTCAATAATAGAAAACTACTCATTACAAGTTTAAGTCCTGCAATTAAAATCCTACACAGAAATATTAACAGCAATAATGTTCAAGTGTGGTTCAAGTATCACAAGTGAAAGTAGAAGTAAGATTCAAAGAACAAGAAGCATGTTTACAAAGTGTAGCATGTTTTAACTACTTCATATATATACTGGCCTTAGTTAATATagttcagtggttcccaacctggggGTCAGGCCCCTTAAAAGGGTAagaagataaatctgagggatCGTGGGATGATTAATGGACTTTAGATGGAGTCTTTGAGGTTTTGAATACATTGGATAATTTGATCTCTTTAGGCTGCAGCTGTTAACGGGATGTTTCAGGGGTAAACCTGATAATGTGCCCCAACCACACACAATAGAGACATGTAAAATCCTAATTTGAAAAGTACATAACAAGTAGCTAtttctgtcaaataaatggAGTAAAAACcataacattttcatttgaaatgttgTAAAAGTACCTCACAATTGTAGTACAGTACAAATCTTTCCACAAGCTGCAAACTGATATGTGGGAATTATAGATCAATTAGAAATTCATCAAATTTGCCTCCAGGATTatttatacaaatatttatttgtcattcattAATGCTTTGTTCATGTTTCTCACAATATAATCAAAAATTAGACTAGAACAAGCTTGCACAGTAGCTACAGTTAAGTCTATATCTCCTCCCCTGACCATTTTGTAAAGTCAATTCAAAAATTGATTCACTTGTATTAATAACCAACTATATTTTTCCATCAGTCAATGAAACATGTGGCTGCAGCAGAATAAAGGCTTCCTTTAATTTGGGTCAGGAGGATGTCGGTCACTTTTAGTCCCGCCCTGCTGTAAACAGACACAGTAATAACCAATCAACTTAAAGCCTTTCAGCCTCCTAATCCCGCCTCTGCTAAATCATTGTTTACCGGACGCGTCAATCACAGCATAAGCCGTTGCTCTTCTGTCACAGTGAATAAATGTAACTCAGACTAATTATGTTAACGCTTTGACGTTATAAACCTCTTAACGTGTgcaataaaacatgtaataaaaccGGGGAAGCAGCTCGACAGGAAACAAGAATATTGGCGGTTAATTAGTCCAGCAGATGACCGAGCATGAATGCACCATTTggttattttaatgtaaagaGGCTAGTGGCggttataaaaaaaactcaCCGATACGTTGTCCCACCGGAGTGCTAAACGGGTTTCCCATTAAAAACTCCATGTTGAAGGTGGTGAGGGCCCAGCAAAGCACCGACGTCCCCGGGGCCGAGCCGTCTGCACCAACCGGCGGCTCCCTCctgcacactgctgctgctcctgctgctgccgctgctgcagCTCACACAACAAAGTGGGGCACTAGTTGAACTGCGTCATACTTTAAAGGGAAAGCAGCATGCAGTTATCAGATGGCCGGTGTAATAATGATCATAACTGCGCCACTTACAGGCATGTTTTATGTCTGCATTCAACAATGAAAACTGCTCTTTTCTATCCTTATATTAGATAGCCTATtttgataataatagtaataggtCTAACTGCAACATTCCCGGATGATGGAGCAAGGGGAGCCTAGCAAAGGGGGGAGTGTCATCTGTTGCTATGAAGACTGAGGAGgacacatacagtatctatGATGCTTGGGCTCATTAAATCACACAACATGTATCTCCCAATACATGGATACCATTCACAATTAGACCAATGACATCTATGAAAACCACCACAGCTTATAAAACCATATTGCACCAGTGTTGCACGTTGTAGGAGGATATTTCAACAAATACACCGGCCATTTTATTACGTAGACTTGTGCAATCtgatgcaatccaatacaaaaGCTCTGtcataaattctactttataCTATATtcattattgaggtcatagtgggtggtgatggtgatgtacTGGAGtgtattatattgaaaagtgttcctaatattatGTAAAAAGTGAAAGGAATCACATCTCTGACCCCTGAATGTATTTCTTATAAGTATGTAGGCCATGTATAATGTATATAGATATGtttgaaacaaaacaacagggCCACAGAAAATCTTGCAGCAGAGGTGGCGATATCCTAACTGTATATATGGGTCAGTTGCTCCAAAAATGCTGGACGCCATAATCCCATATGGTGACTCTATAGTGTCTTTCATCTAAGCTAATTAACCCTGATGG encodes:
- the tom1 gene encoding target of Myb protein 1 isoform X2 → MEFLMGNPFSTPVGQRIERATSSSLPSEDWALNMEICDVINSAEEGPRDAIRAVKKRIVGNKNFKEVMLTLTVLETCVKNCGYKFHILVTTRDFIEGVLVRSIIPRNNPPLILHDRVLSIIQAWADAFRSSPDLTGVVSVYEDLRRKGLEFPMTELDGYSSVQAPKKVTKLKAELGVVRSNLTMMSDMMSQLDPVTVKQADMELLEQLYTVCKEMQERIVKIVPRLSEEKLIEELLATNDEMNTAFTRYSRFERRITNGQNSTQKSHSYVNLANLNLTPSESQPELASIAYDSLSGQMARLSTSETDDLDTLLQRRNLSAQERPSEQSEVAVDGLARAQDSRLQITGTIPINQSNVMDDIEKWLALDDEYDDFEDSDGVTSEEFDKFLAGRAKAAERLPSVRASSQDTNHSES
- the tom1 gene encoding target of Myb protein 1 isoform X1, with protein sequence MEFLMGNPFSTPVGQRIERATSSSLPSEDWALNMEICDVINSAEEGPRDAIRAVKKRIVGNKNFKEVMLTLTVLETCVKNCGYKFHILVTTRDFIEGVLVRSIIPRNNPPLILHDRVLSIIQAWADAFRSSPDLTGVVSVYEDLRRKGLEFPMTELDGYSSVQAPKKTLPGNRPAVTTLPAVVLSSKPTLVPPLTSELKQALEGTDALTPNQVTKLKAELGVVRSNLTMMSDMMSQLDPVTVKQADMELLEQLYTVCKEMQERIVKIVPRLSEEKLIEELLATNDEMNTAFTRYSRFERRITNGQNSTQKSHSYVNLANLNLTPSESQPELASIAYDSLSGQMARLSTSETDDLDTLLQRRNLSAQERPSEQSEVAVDGLARAQDSRLQITGTIPINQSNVMDDIEKWLALDDEYDDFEDSDGVTSEEFDKFLAGRAKAAERLPSVRASSQDTNHSES